The genomic interval GGGGATTCATCCTAAATGAGTTCCTCTGGGTTCCACCCTAGGCTCCTCCCCCATCAGGAGCGTGAGCAGGCGTGAGACTGTCCAACAGCCGGACGTTTACTCACGTCATCTCCTGAGAAGTACTGGTCGATGATCTCAAAGGCCAGCTTGTAGATGTCCTCGTTCTCGTGCTGCTGGAGGTTCTCAATCTTCTCCaggcctgagaggaggaggaggaagaggagaaggatgaggaagagaagagcaCAGGACACGGAGGTCACAATAAGGTTGTAGCACATCCAGAGGGTGATGCACCATGCCTGTGGCAGACCACTCACGTGGCTTCTGACCTCAGCAGAACTGGTCCCACATTATGGACACGGGAGGCTAACACTAATCCAGAACTAATCCAAGTGCCTGACACTAATCCCTGATAAAGGGCCACAACTATTTACAATTTACTACATACTTTTAACAGGTCAATAAGGAAGTCTTGGTTCCTTTGAGGCGTGTGAACCCTGGGGTCCCAGGTTCCTACCTCCACACTCCTCGATGATCTCGGTGATGGTGCTGGCCTCCTCGCCCACCATGATGAGGACGTTCTTCAGCCCGTCCAGAACCACCTGCACCACCTGGGAGTCCTTCACGGCCAGCAGGCTGCAGAACGGAGGGATCACATTCTGCTCCACCAGGTACTCCACCTGGAACAATGCagccaccacacacagccaatatTAGATCTTCGACATCACCTTTACCACCACATACATAGCCAGTGTGGTTTGATTGTAGTACTGAAATGCCCATTGAGGGCTGAGTTTGCCAGGTTAAAGGATCTCCACAGACTCCAGGTGTTGGTTCACCACTCACCTGGTCCTTCCTCCCACTGATGGTCAGGTTACTGATGGCCCAGGCAGCCTCCTTCTGGGTGCCAAAGTCTCCCTGTGGAGAGGGACGGGTGAGAGGCAGCCAggtgagaaagagtgagagacgtgagacagagagatatcgctgagagacagagagacagaggcaggtgacagagagacaggcgagACAGGTGAGCTGCAGGTGTACCTTAGCCAGTTGCTGGATGATCATGGGCAGCAGTCCAGCGTCGATGACGGCCTGCACCTGCTGCTGGTTGCCTGCGGTGATGTTGGACAGGAACCACACCGCCTCctagtggtggtggggaggggacacacacacacaggaggccaTTCAGCTGagaaccacacatgcacaccacagaCTATATCAGTAGAACTGAaaacacacagggagggagatcATCCTCGCCAAGTCAACCTACACTTTGATCGAGTGATTCTTAtgaatgtgtgattgtgtgtttgagtatggcCTTTTGACTGTTCGGGAGTGTGTgagccagtatgtgtgtgtgtgtgtgtgttaccttgttGATCTTCTCCTTggggtgtgtgagcaggttggGGAAGTGGGAGAGGACGTCACAGTTGAGCACCACCTGGGTCTGCTCGTCCGTCCCCGTCACTATGTTCCCCACCGCCCTCAGAGCTGCCGTctgcaggaagtgacatcacaggAAGTCAGAGGGACGGCACGGGAAGCAGACCCAAATCTGTCGCAAAAGCTCAGTCATCTCCTAGGAGACGTGGgctgcgtgagagcgtgtgctgCTAGCCATGCCTCACCTGAACTTTGACCTCCTGGTGGCTGAGCAGGGGCACCAGGTAGGGAACCACGCCAGAGTCGATCACCATCTGGATCTGCTCGTTGCCTCCGTCTGTGAGGTAGGACAACGCCCACACTGTGTCCACCAGGATCTGACCCAACACCACGCAGGAAACCCAGCGTTAGCATTAGCAGGAGAGCCTACTCATAATGGACTGGGACGTTCATGTTTTAGCATCCCTGTGTCAAATATGTGACTAGGGCACAGCAGCATACCATGTGAGGAGGGATAATTAgccggtctgtgtgtgtgtgtgtgtgtgtgtgtgcgtgtgtgtgtgtgtatacttacATTTATGTCAGTGTGGTATATTAATACACAGAGTGCAGGTAGaatctggagaggaggaggaaaggagttaGTTCGTCTGATGAGGACAGTCAAGTCACACACCTACAGCATCctccaaaacacatacacatccagtcccttaccacacacacacacacacacacacacacacacaccctaaaatATCACATACAACCTtaagaacacacactctcatcccatcaacaaacacacacacacaaacatccacaatAAACCTTTAGTTTTGCCACAGTATGCACAGGCACCTGCCCCATTAAATCCTAACCtgtaccctgcccctccccacccataATGCTGCCTGCCCACCTGCTGCCACACACGCTCTCCTTCCTACCTCCTGGACTGTCTccatggggggcggggggtcctTGTTGCGGCAGAGGTTGACGATGACCCAGGTGACGTTGCGGAGGAAGGTgatggggatggaggggttGATGAAGGACAGCAGGGGCTTGACCACGCCCAGCGAGATCACGTAGTCTCTGCACTGGGGCCCgtcacctgggggaggggcgcACAGCGCCGTCAACACGCGCCCACGGGATTCTGCttccagtgtgtttgtgtgtgtgtgtgtgtgtgtgtgtgtgtgtgtgtgtgtgagagagacatggcTCCATGCCACACTGGATGAttcagtgtacgtgtgtgtgtgtctaatactACTTACCGATGATGTTGCCTAGTGCCCACACGGCCTGTTCACACACGTTTTGGTGTGGGGATTGCAGCAGCATGAGGAACAGGGGCACGGCGTCTGAACACAGTACAGAGAGGTCAGACACAGGGACATGGCACGGCGTCTGAACACAGTACAGAGAGGTCAGACACAGGGACATGGCACGGCGTCTGAACACAGTACAGAGAGGTCAGACACAGGGACATGGCACGGCGTCTGAACACAGTACAGAGAGGTCAGACACAGGGACATGGCACGGCGTCTGAACACAGTACAGAGAGGTCAGACACAGGGGCACGGCACGGCGTCTGAACACAGTACAGAGAGGTCAGACACAGGGCACGGCACCGCGTCTGAACACAGTACAGAGAGGTCAGACACAGGGCACGGCACCGCGTCTGAACACAAGCACAAAGAGGtcagacacagggacacacggacagtgtttcccacacattgATTtatgtggcggcccgccacaatACAAAATTGACTACAACAAATGTCAAACCATCTCACTTCTCCGAG from Osmerus eperlanus chromosome 21, fOsmEpe2.1, whole genome shotgun sequence carries:
- the kpna3 gene encoding importin subunit alpha-4, with product MAENAGLDNHRIKSFKNKGRDVETMRRHRNEVTVELRKNKRDEHLLKKRNVPQEESLEDSDVDSDFKGQNVTLDAILQNATSDNGLVQLSAVQAARKLLSSDRNPPIDDLIKSGILPILVKCLDRDDNPSLQFEAAWALTNIASGTSAQTQAVVKSNAVPLFLMLLQSPHQNVCEQAVWALGNIIGDGPQCRDYVISLGVVKPLLSFINPSIPITFLRNVTWVIVNLCRNKDPPPPMETVQEILPALCVLIYHTDINILVDTVWALSYLTDGGNEQIQMVIDSGVVPYLVPLLSHQEVKVQTAALRAVGNIVTGTDEQTQVVLNCDVLSHFPNLLTHPKEKINKEAVWFLSNITAGNQQQVQAVIDAGLLPMIIQQLAKGDFGTQKEAAWAISNLTISGRKDQVEYLVEQNVIPPFCSLLAVKDSQVVQVVLDGLKNVLIMVGEEASTITEIIEECGGLEKIENLQQHENEDIYKLAFEIIDQYFSGDDIDEDPSLIPEATQGGTFNFDPATNLQTKEFKF